In the Desulfuromonas sp. DDH964 genome, TCTACCTGAAGGAGATCCAGAAGACCAATCTTCTGACTGCTGAAGATGAGCGGGACCTGGCCCGGAAAATTGCCGTTGGTGATATGGCGGCGCGTGACCGGATGATCGAATCGAACCTGCGTCTGGTGGTGAAAATTGCCAAGCGTTACATGAATCGTGGACTTCCGTTCCTCGACCTGATCGAAGAAGGAAATATGGGGCTCATCAAGGCCGTTGAGCGGTTCAAACTTTCCAAGGAATGCCGCTTTTCAACCTACGCCACCTGGTGGATCCGCCAGTCGATCGAGCGGGCTCTGGTCAACCAGAGTCGCACCATCCGCCTGCCGGTGCATGTCTCCGACGATATTAACAAGTACATCAAGATCAGCCGGGAATTGACCCATCAACTGAGCCGAGAGCCGCAACCCAAAGAGATCGCCGATGCAATGGGCGTGGAAGCGGCCTACATCCGGCGGCTGATGGTCCTGGTCAAGAAAACCTATTCCATTGAACACCCGATGGGTGAGAATAATGACTACAGCCTGATCGACACGATCGAGGATTCCAACAGTGTCGACCCCGCAGCCTTGATCGAAGACCTCAACAAGTTTGCCCATGTCAGCGAGTGGCTGGGGACCCTGGGGGAAAACGAACAGGAGATTCTTGCTCTCCGCT is a window encoding:
- a CDS encoding sigma-70 family RNA polymerase sigma factor, with protein sequence MSHDYDDLETGEANLGFATDEETIDGELDQVGEDEEVDAAEEEEEDEEAVAEKAAVDDHSDDAIKLYLKEIQKTNLLTAEDERDLARKIAVGDMAARDRMIESNLRLVVKIAKRYMNRGLPFLDLIEEGNMGLIKAVERFKLSKECRFSTYATWWIRQSIERALVNQSRTIRLPVHVSDDINKYIKISRELTHQLSREPQPKEIADAMGVEAAYIRRLMVLVKKTYSIEHPMGENNDYSLIDTIEDSNSVDPAALIEDLNKFAHVSEWLGTLGENEQEILALRFGLDDREPQTLDTIGRRFGVTRERIRQIEAKSLDKLRKIMEEKEFSSVAFGEENHREGGEGG